A single window of Rudaeicoccus suwonensis DNA harbors:
- a CDS encoding ABC transporter permease, giving the protein MSSPTPQGVIHDLGYRPFTGRRQSTAAVAASLYVTSLRHAFGIGRSAKSKVVPFLIAGLMLIPALVLAGLLVQLNKMSLSDQGDLIAPLANYFGYPYWTQLLITIFTAAQAPVLFARDLRYRTIVLYFARPLSRTTYVLVRLAALSTAIFAIVAVPLTIWYAAALTTHVSKSEHTGHYFAALAGVLVLALVLASFSGLVAALTTRAGLAVAAIIVGLLLTSGIVTSLLGLACTNHQSTLGYLAAMFTPFTVVAELISGLFHQPTPTSSLQHPSAGWTIGFVVAALVWVCACATALLLRIRKAASL; this is encoded by the coding sequence ATGAGCTCACCGACACCGCAGGGCGTGATCCACGACCTCGGATACCGGCCGTTCACCGGGCGACGGCAGAGCACGGCGGCCGTGGCGGCCTCGCTCTACGTCACCTCGCTGCGACATGCCTTCGGCATCGGTCGTTCGGCGAAGTCGAAGGTGGTGCCCTTCCTGATCGCCGGCCTGATGCTGATCCCGGCGTTGGTGCTGGCCGGACTGCTCGTGCAACTGAACAAGATGTCGCTGTCCGACCAGGGCGATCTGATCGCCCCGCTGGCGAACTACTTCGGGTATCCGTACTGGACCCAGCTGCTCATCACGATCTTCACCGCAGCTCAGGCACCGGTGCTGTTCGCCCGCGATCTGCGCTATCGCACGATTGTGCTCTATTTCGCCCGGCCGCTGTCGCGCACGACCTACGTGCTGGTCCGTCTCGCGGCGCTGTCGACGGCGATCTTCGCGATCGTCGCCGTGCCCCTCACCATCTGGTATGCCGCAGCGCTCACCACGCATGTGTCGAAGTCCGAACACACCGGGCACTACTTCGCGGCGCTCGCCGGTGTGCTGGTGCTCGCACTGGTCCTCGCGTCGTTCAGCGGGCTTGTCGCCGCGCTGACGACGCGGGCCGGGCTTGCCGTCGCCGCGATCATCGTCGGGCTGTTGCTGACGTCGGGCATCGTGACGTCGCTGCTGGGGCTGGCCTGCACCAACCATCAGAGCACCCTGGGCTATCTGGCGGCGATGTTCACCCCGTTCACCGTGGTGGCCGAGCTCATCAGCGGTCTGTTCCACCAGCCGACGCCGACCTCGTCGCTGCAGCATCCCTCCGCCGGGTGGACCATCGGCTTCGTCGTGGCCGCGCTGGTGTGGGTGTGCGCCTGTGCCACTGCCCTGCTGCTGCGGATCCGGAAGGCGGCGTC
- a CDS encoding ABC transporter ATP-binding protein: MGVVDTQALTVQYPRVRALDDLALSIPIGVTGIVGVNGAGKSTLLKVLLGLLRPTAGQARVLGLDPTTDGARVRERVGYMPEHDCLPADVSAAEFVMHMGIMSGLPRTVARERTSDVLRHVGLAEERHRPMGGYSTGMKQRAKLAQAIVHSPELVFLDEPTNGLDPRSRDDMLDLIGRIGHDFGISVTVTSHLLGELERTADNIVVIDGGRLLRASSTADLTHTTGNVLVEVLGPAGCDQVVGQALLDRGIRAWPVGNRIEVQVQSPGTLDVIRDVVVDLGLGLIRVQEVHHTLEEVFSAAGGTR, translated from the coding sequence ATGGGGGTCGTGGACACACAAGCGCTGACCGTGCAGTACCCGCGGGTGCGGGCGCTGGACGACCTCGCGCTGAGCATCCCTATCGGGGTGACCGGCATCGTCGGCGTCAACGGTGCCGGCAAATCCACTCTGCTGAAGGTCTTGCTGGGTCTGTTGCGCCCCACCGCGGGCCAGGCGCGTGTGCTCGGGCTCGACCCGACAACCGACGGCGCCCGGGTGCGAGAGCGGGTGGGTTACATGCCCGAACACGACTGCCTGCCAGCGGATGTGTCAGCAGCGGAATTCGTCATGCACATGGGCATCATGTCCGGCCTGCCGCGCACGGTGGCCCGCGAACGCACCTCCGACGTCCTGCGCCATGTCGGCCTCGCGGAGGAACGTCACCGGCCGATGGGCGGCTACTCCACCGGCATGAAGCAACGCGCCAAGCTGGCCCAGGCGATCGTGCACAGCCCGGAGCTGGTGTTCCTGGACGAACCCACCAACGGCCTGGACCCGCGGTCCCGCGACGACATGCTCGATCTCATCGGCCGGATCGGTCACGACTTCGGCATCTCGGTCACCGTGACCAGTCACCTGCTCGGCGAGCTGGAACGGACCGCCGACAACATCGTCGTCATCGACGGGGGCCGCCTGCTGCGCGCGTCCAGCACTGCCGACCTGACACACACCACCGGCAACGTCCTCGTCGAGGTGCTCGGTCCCGCCGGCTGCGATCAGGTCGTCGGCCAGGCGCTGCTCGATCGCGGGATCCGGGCCTGGCCGGTCGGAAACCGTATCGAGGTGCAGGTGCAGTCCCCCGGCACACTCGACGTCATACGTGACGTGGTGGTCGACCTCGGTCTGGGGCTGATCCGGGTCCAGGAGGTCCATCACACCCTGGAAGAAGTCTTCAGCGCGGCAGGGGGCACGCGATGA
- the rpsJ gene encoding 30S ribosomal protein S10, producing MAGQKIRIRLKSYDHEVIDSSARKIVDTVTRAGATVVGPVPLPTEKNVFCVIRSPHKYKDSREHFEMRTHKRLIDIVDPTPKAVDSLMRLDLPADVNIEIKL from the coding sequence ATGGCGGGACAGAAGATCCGCATCCGACTGAAGTCGTATGACCACGAGGTCATCGACAGCTCGGCGCGCAAAATTGTCGACACGGTGACTCGTGCCGGTGCAACGGTTGTCGGCCCGGTGCCGCTGCCGACGGAGAAGAACGTTTTCTGCGTCATCCGTTCACCGCACAAGTACAAGGACAGCCGCGAGCACTTCGAGATGCGCACCCACAAGCGGTTGATCGACATCGTTGACCCGACCCCGAAGGCCGTTGACTCGCTGATGCGTCTCGACCTGCCGGCCGACGTCAACATCGAAATCAAGCTCTGA
- the rplC gene encoding 50S ribosomal protein L3 produces MTHTTERSVKGVLGEKLGMTQVWDEENRLVPVTVVQAGPCVVTAVRGEGEGYHAVQIAYGAIDPRKVNKPMTGHFEKAGVTPRRHLVEIRTADAAEYSLGQEITVETFEAGQKIDAVGTTKGKGFAGVMKRHGFAGVSSSHGAHKNHRKPGSIGGCSTPGRVFKGMRMAGRMGGERQTTQNLTIHAVDADRGLLLIKGAVPGPRGAVVLVKSAAKSSAKEA; encoded by the coding sequence ATGACTCACACCACTGAGCGCTCCGTCAAGGGCGTCCTGGGCGAGAAGCTCGGCATGACCCAGGTCTGGGACGAGGAGAACCGCCTCGTGCCGGTGACCGTCGTGCAGGCCGGCCCGTGCGTCGTCACCGCTGTGCGCGGCGAGGGCGAGGGCTACCACGCGGTTCAGATCGCGTATGGCGCGATCGACCCGCGCAAGGTCAACAAGCCGATGACCGGCCACTTCGAGAAGGCCGGCGTCACGCCGCGCCGTCACCTCGTCGAGATCCGCACCGCGGATGCCGCCGAGTACTCCCTTGGCCAGGAGATCACCGTCGAGACCTTCGAGGCCGGTCAGAAGATCGACGCCGTCGGCACCACCAAGGGCAAGGGCTTCGCCGGTGTCATGAAGCGTCACGGCTTTGCCGGTGTCAGCTCCTCCCACGGTGCGCACAAGAACCACCGCAAGCCGGGCTCGATCGGTGGCTGCTCCACCCCGGGCCGCGTGTTCAAGGGCATGCGTATGGCCGGCCGCATGGGCGGCGAGCGCCAGACCACCCAGAACCTCACGATCCACGCCGTCGACGCCGACCGCGGACTGCTGCTGATCAAGGGTGCCGTCCCCGGCCCCCGTGGCGCCGTCGTGCTGGTCAAGTCGGCTGCCAAGTCATCCGCGAAGGAGGCCTGA
- the rplD gene encoding 50S ribosomal protein L4, translating into MTTVDIVAPSGAKAGSVELPAEIFDVQTNVPLIHQVVVAQLAAARQGTHSTKTRGEVRGGGRKPYRQKGTGRARQGSTRAPQFAGGGVVHGPKPRDYAQRTPKKMKAAALRGALSDRARHGRIHVLTTVVEGDKPSTRTASALLAGLTDRKNLLVVLARGEDTSLLSVRNLADVHLLFADQLNTYDVLCADDLVFTQAALEGFLAGPTQAAKLDSAPAADAADTEKDK; encoded by the coding sequence ATGACCACCGTTGACATCGTTGCGCCCTCGGGCGCCAAGGCCGGCTCCGTCGAGCTGCCGGCAGAGATCTTCGACGTGCAGACCAACGTTCCGCTGATCCACCAGGTCGTGGTGGCACAGCTGGCGGCAGCACGTCAGGGCACCCACTCCACCAAGACCCGCGGCGAGGTCCGCGGTGGTGGCCGCAAGCCCTACCGCCAGAAGGGCACCGGTCGCGCCCGTCAGGGTTCGACCCGCGCCCCGCAGTTCGCCGGTGGTGGCGTCGTCCACGGCCCCAAGCCGCGCGACTACGCCCAGCGGACCCCCAAGAAGATGAAGGCCGCCGCCCTGCGCGGTGCCTTGTCCGACCGGGCCCGTCATGGCCGTATCCACGTGCTCACCACGGTGGTCGAGGGCGACAAGCCGTCGACGCGCACCGCGAGCGCGCTGCTGGCCGGTCTGACCGACCGCAAGAACCTGCTGGTCGTGCTGGCCCGCGGCGAGGACACCTCGCTGCTGTCCGTGCGCAACCTGGCCGACGTGCACCTGCTGTTCGCCGACCAGCTGAACACCTACGACGTGCTGTGCGCCGACGACCTGGTCTTCACCCAGGCAGCTCTCGAGGGTTTCCTCGCGGGTCCGACGCAGGCCGCGAAGCTGGACTCGGCTCCGGCAGCTGACGCCGCAGACACCGAGAAGGACAAGTGA
- the rplW gene encoding 50S ribosomal protein L23, with amino-acid sequence MHQGKNPRDILLAPVVSEKSYSLLDEGKYTFLVDPRANKTEIKIAVEKIFDVKVDSVHTMNRQGKTRRTRFGTGKRKDTKRAIVSLKEGAIDIFGSQG; translated from the coding sequence ATGCACCAGGGCAAGAACCCGCGCGACATCCTGCTCGCGCCGGTCGTCTCCGAGAAGTCGTACAGCCTGCTCGACGAGGGCAAGTACACCTTCCTGGTCGACCCGCGGGCCAACAAGACCGAGATCAAGATCGCTGTCGAGAAGATCTTCGACGTCAAGGTCGACTCGGTCCACACCATGAATCGTCAGGGCAAGACGCGCCGGACCCGCTTCGGCACCGGTAAGCGCAAGGACACCAAGCGCGCCATCGTCTCCCTCAAAGAAGGCGCGATCGACATCTTCGGCTCTCAGGGCTGA
- the rplB gene encoding 50S ribosomal protein L2, whose translation MAIRKYKPTTPGRRGSSVADFAEVTRSTPEKSLVRPLSKTGGRNASGRITTRHIGGGHKRAYRVIDFRRLDKDGIPAKVAHIEYDPNRTARIALLHYADGEKRYIIAPNRLKQGDAIENGAGADIKPGNNLPLRNIPTGTVIHCIELRPGGGAKIARSAGARVQLVAKDGPYAQLRMPSGEIRNVDVRCRATVGEVGNAEQSNINWGKAGRMRWKGKRPTVRGVAMNPVDHPHGGGEGKTSGGRHPVSPWGQAEGRTRRPKKESDKLIVRRRRTGKKR comes from the coding sequence ATGGCTATCCGCAAGTACAAGCCGACGACTCCCGGTCGTCGCGGCTCGAGCGTGGCCGACTTCGCCGAAGTCACCCGCTCGACGCCCGAGAAGTCGCTGGTGCGACCGCTCTCCAAGACCGGTGGTCGTAACGCGTCGGGTCGCATCACGACCCGTCACATCGGTGGCGGTCACAAGCGCGCGTACCGCGTGATCGACTTCCGCCGCCTGGACAAGGACGGCATCCCGGCCAAGGTCGCTCACATCGAGTACGACCCCAACCGCACCGCCCGCATCGCGTTGCTGCACTACGCCGACGGCGAGAAGCGCTACATCATCGCGCCGAACCGCCTCAAGCAGGGCGACGCGATCGAGAACGGCGCCGGCGCCGACATCAAGCCCGGCAACAACCTGCCGCTGCGCAACATCCCGACCGGTACCGTCATCCACTGCATCGAGCTGCGGCCCGGTGGTGGTGCGAAGATCGCCCGTTCGGCCGGCGCCCGCGTGCAGCTGGTCGCCAAGGACGGCCCGTACGCCCAGCTGCGTATGCCGTCCGGTGAGATCCGCAACGTCGACGTGCGCTGCCGCGCCACCGTCGGCGAGGTCGGCAACGCCGAGCAGAGCAACATCAACTGGGGCAAGGCCGGCCGCATGCGCTGGAAGGGCAAGCGCCCGACCGTCCGTGGTGTCGCGATGAACCCGGTGGACCACCCGCACGGTGGTGGTGAGGGCAAGACCTCCGGTGGTCGCCACCCGGTCAGCCCCTGGGGTCAGGCCGAGGGCCGTACCCGTCGCCCGAAGAAGGAGAGCGACAAGCTCATCGTGCGTCGCCGTCGTACTGGAAAGAAGCGGTAA
- the rpsS gene encoding 30S ribosomal protein S19 has product MPRSLKKGPFVDDHLAKKVDAQNEAGTKTVIKTWSRRSMIIPDMLGHTLAVHDGRKHVPVFVTEAMVGHKLGEFAPTRTFKGHEKDDRKGRRR; this is encoded by the coding sequence ATGCCCCGTTCATTGAAGAAGGGTCCCTTCGTCGACGACCACCTCGCCAAAAAGGTGGATGCCCAGAACGAAGCCGGCACCAAGACCGTCATCAAGACCTGGTCACGTCGGTCGATGATCATCCCGGACATGCTCGGTCACACGCTGGCCGTGCACGACGGCCGCAAGCACGTTCCGGTCTTCGTGACCGAAGCGATGGTCGGCCACAAGCTCGGCGAATTCGCCCCGACTCGTACCTTCAAGGGCCACGAGAAGGACGACCGGAAGGGTCGCCGCCGCTGA
- the rplV gene encoding 50S ribosomal protein L22, which yields MEAKAQARYVRVTPQKARRVVDLIRGKNAGEAVNVLSFAPQSASEPVLKVLNSAIANARFTADKNGQAFDERLLVVTEAYVDEGPTMKRFRPRAQGRASQILKRTSHITVHVAQPERKDGGR from the coding sequence GTGGAAGCCAAGGCGCAGGCGCGCTACGTCCGCGTGACGCCGCAGAAGGCCCGCCGCGTTGTGGACCTCATCCGCGGAAAGAACGCTGGCGAGGCGGTCAACGTGCTCTCCTTCGCGCCCCAGAGCGCGAGCGAGCCGGTGCTGAAGGTGCTCAACAGCGCCATCGCGAACGCCCGCTTCACCGCAGACAAGAACGGCCAGGCCTTCGACGAGCGTCTGCTCGTCGTGACCGAGGCGTATGTCGACGAAGGCCCGACGATGAAGCGATTCCGCCCGCGTGCCCAGGGGCGTGCGAGCCAAATCCTCAAGCGTACGAGCCACATCACCGTGCATGTTGCACAGCCGGAGCGAAAGGACGGTGGCCGCTGA
- the rpsC gene encoding 30S ribosomal protein S3, translating into MGQKVNPNGFRLGITTDHKSRWFADSAKPGQRYRDYVKEDVAIRKLMATGMERAGISKVEIERTRDRVRVDIHTARPGIVIGRRGAEADRLRGALEKLTAKQVQLNILEVKNPEADAQLVAQGIAEQLSARVSYRRAMRKGMQSATRAGAKGIRVMVSGRLGGAEMSRTDFYREGRVPLHTLRANIDYGFYEARTTFGRIGVKVWIYKGDLTAKELAREQAAAPSRPQRRRDDRPVRSDRSGARGRRDGGAPTDEAPAAEAPVAEAAAATTPEGAEA; encoded by the coding sequence ATGGGTCAGAAGGTCAACCCGAACGGTTTCCGTCTCGGCATCACGACGGACCACAAGAGCCGCTGGTTCGCCGACTCGGCCAAGCCGGGTCAGCGCTACCGCGACTATGTCAAGGAAGACGTCGCGATCCGCAAGCTGATGGCGACGGGCATGGAGCGCGCCGGCATCAGCAAGGTCGAGATCGAGCGCACCCGTGACCGCGTGCGCGTGGACATCCACACCGCCCGCCCGGGCATCGTCATCGGTCGCCGCGGCGCCGAGGCCGACCGCCTGCGTGGTGCGCTGGAGAAGCTCACCGCCAAGCAGGTCCAGCTGAACATCCTCGAGGTCAAGAACCCCGAGGCCGACGCTCAGCTGGTCGCGCAGGGCATCGCCGAGCAGCTGTCCGCACGCGTGTCCTACCGTCGCGCGATGCGCAAGGGCATGCAGTCGGCCACCCGCGCCGGTGCCAAGGGCATCCGCGTCATGGTGTCCGGTCGTCTGGGCGGCGCCGAGATGAGCCGCACCGACTTCTACCGCGAAGGCCGCGTGCCGTTGCACACCCTGCGCGCCAACATCGACTACGGCTTCTACGAGGCCCGTACGACGTTCGGCCGCATCGGCGTGAAGGTCTGGATCTACAAGGGCGACCTGACCGCCAAGGAGCTCGCTCGCGAGCAGGCCGCCGCACCGTCCCGTCCGCAGCGTCGTCGCGACGACCGCCCCGTGCGGTCCGACCGCAGTGGTGCGCGAGGCCGTCGTGACGGTGGCGCGCCGACCGACGAGGCTCCGGCAGCTGAGGCCCCCGTGGCCGAGGCAGCCGCCGCTACAACCCCCGAGGGAGCTGAAGCCTGA
- the rplP gene encoding 50S ribosomal protein L16 yields the protein MLIPRRVKHRKQHHPKRSGASKGGTAVSFGDFGIQALEPAYVTNRQIESARIAMTRYMKRGGKVWINIYPDRPLTKKPAETRMGSGKGSPEWWVANVKPGRVMFELSGVSEEVAREALRLAMHKLPMKCRFVAREGGDI from the coding sequence ATGTTGATCCCCCGTCGTGTGAAGCACCGTAAGCAGCACCACCCGAAGCGCAGTGGCGCATCCAAGGGCGGCACTGCGGTGTCCTTCGGTGACTTCGGCATCCAGGCCCTGGAGCCGGCATACGTCACCAACCGGCAGATCGAGTCCGCTCGTATCGCCATGACCCGCTACATGAAGCGTGGCGGAAAGGTCTGGATCAACATCTACCCGGACCGCCCGCTGACCAAGAAGCCGGCCGAAACCCGCATGGGTTCCGGTAAGGGCTCGCCGGAATGGTGGGTCGCCAACGTCAAGCCGGGTCGGGTCATGTTCGAGCTGTCCGGTGTGTCCGAGGAAGTTGCACGCGAGGCCCTGCGCCTGGCGATGCACAAGCTGCCGATGAAGTGCCGCTTCGTCGCGCGTGAAGGTGGTGACATCTGA
- the rpmC gene encoding 50S ribosomal protein L29: MAVGSKDLQPTKLRELDDAALADELGKAKQELFNLRFQSATGQLENNSRLRAVRKDIARIYTELRERELGIGRVAQEKSNEKVG; the protein is encoded by the coding sequence ATGGCCGTTGGATCCAAGGACCTGCAGCCCACCAAGCTGCGTGAGCTGGACGACGCCGCCCTGGCCGACGAGCTGGGCAAGGCCAAGCAGGAGCTGTTCAACCTGCGGTTCCAGTCGGCCACCGGCCAGCTGGAGAACAACTCCCGGCTGCGTGCGGTCCGCAAGGACATCGCCCGCATCTACACCGAACTGCGGGAGCGCGAGCTCGGCATCGGCCGTGTTGCGCAGGAGAAGTCGAACGAGAAGGTCGGCTGA
- the rpsQ gene encoding 30S ribosomal protein S17: protein MTDDKQEQTVTEQAPKGTERNYRKTRQGYVVSDKMQKTVVVEVEDRVKHALYGKVQRKTARVKAHDEQDACGVGDRVLIMETRPLSAQKRWRVVEILEKAK from the coding sequence ATGACCGACGACAAGCAGGAGCAGACAGTGACCGAGCAGGCCCCCAAGGGCACCGAGCGCAACTACCGCAAGACGCGGCAGGGTTACGTCGTCAGCGACAAGATGCAGAAGACCGTCGTGGTCGAGGTCGAGGACCGCGTCAAGCACGCGCTCTACGGCAAGGTGCAGCGCAAGACCGCCCGTGTGAAGGCCCACGACGAGCAGGACGCCTGTGGCGTCGGCGACCGTGTGCTGATCATGGAGACCCGTCCGCTGTCGGCGCAGAAGCGCTGGCGCGTGGTCGAGATCCTCGAGAAGGCCAAGTAG
- the rplN gene encoding 50S ribosomal protein L14 has protein sequence MIQQESRLRVADNTGAKEILCIRVLGGSGRRYAGIGDTIVATVKDAIPGGNVKKGDVVKAVIVRTRKERRRADGSYIRFDENAAVILKGDGDPRGTRIFGPVGRELREKRFMKIISLAPEVL, from the coding sequence GTGATCCAGCAGGAGTCGCGACTGCGCGTCGCCGACAACACCGGTGCCAAGGAGATCTTGTGCATCCGTGTGCTCGGTGGCTCGGGACGTCGCTACGCCGGCATCGGTGACACCATCGTGGCGACCGTCAAGGACGCCATCCCCGGTGGCAACGTCAAGAAGGGCGATGTCGTCAAGGCCGTCATCGTGCGCACGCGCAAAGAGCGTCGCCGCGCCGACGGCAGCTACATCCGCTTCGACGAGAACGCAGCGGTGATCCTCAAGGGCGACGGTGACCCCCGCGGCACCCGCATCTTCGGCCCCGTGGGCCGCGAGCTGCGTGAAAAGCGCTTCATGAAGATCATCTCGCTCGCGCCGGAGGTGCTCTGA
- the rplX gene encoding 50S ribosomal protein L24, giving the protein MATNKPKMKIKKNDLVQVISGKDKGLQGKVISVDPERQRVLVEGVNRITKHVKAGQPGSSSGGIEVTEAPIHVSNVQIVDPETNKPTRIRIREEQVERDGRTKTVRIRVSVRSGKDL; this is encoded by the coding sequence ATGGCAACCAACAAGCCGAAGATGAAGATCAAGAAGAACGACCTCGTCCAGGTCATCTCTGGCAAGGACAAGGGCCTGCAGGGCAAGGTCATCTCGGTCGACCCCGAGCGTCAGCGTGTGCTGGTCGAGGGTGTCAACCGGATCACCAAGCACGTGAAGGCCGGTCAGCCGGGCAGCAGCTCCGGCGGCATCGAGGTCACCGAAGCGCCGATCCACGTGAGCAACGTGCAGATCGTCGACCCCGAGACCAACAAGCCGACGCGCATCCGCATCCGCGAGGAGCAGGTGGAGCGCGACGGTCGCACCAAGACCGTTCGCATCCGCGTGTCGGTGCGTTCCGGAAAGGACCTGTGA
- the rplE gene encoding 50S ribosomal protein L5 — protein sequence MTATAPEKVAPRLKTRYQSEIKDKLQTEFDFGNVMQVPGVVKVVVNMGVGDAAKDSKIIDGAIKDLTAITGQKPAVTKARKSIAQFKLREGMPIGCHTTLRGDRMWEFLDRLVSIALPRIRDFRGLSPKQFDGNGNYTFGLTEQSVFYEIDQDRIDRVRGMDITVVTTASNDDEGRALLRHLGFPFKEN from the coding sequence ATGACTGCGACTGCGCCTGAGAAGGTCGCCCCGCGTCTGAAGACCCGCTACCAGTCCGAGATCAAGGACAAGCTGCAGACGGAGTTCGACTTCGGCAACGTCATGCAGGTGCCCGGTGTCGTCAAGGTCGTCGTGAACATGGGTGTCGGCGATGCCGCCAAGGACTCCAAGATCATCGACGGTGCGATCAAGGACCTCACCGCGATCACCGGCCAGAAGCCGGCCGTGACCAAGGCCCGCAAGTCCATCGCGCAGTTCAAGCTGCGTGAGGGTATGCCGATCGGCTGCCACACGACGCTGCGCGGCGACCGCATGTGGGAATTCCTGGACCGTCTGGTCTCGATCGCGCTGCCGCGCATCCGCGACTTCCGCGGTCTGTCGCCCAAGCAGTTCGACGGCAACGGCAACTACACCTTCGGTCTCACCGAGCAGTCCGTGTTCTACGAGATCGACCAGGACCGCATCGACCGCGTCCGTGGCATGGACATCACGGTCGTCACGACCGCGAGCAACGACGACGAGGGCCGCGCCCTGCTGCGCCACCTCGGCTTCCCCTTTAAGGAGAACTGA
- a CDS encoding type Z 30S ribosomal protein S14, with product MAKTALVNKANKKPKFAVRGYTRCQRCGRPHSVYRKFGLCRICLREMAHRGELPGVTKSSW from the coding sequence GTGGCCAAGACAGCCCTTGTCAACAAGGCGAACAAGAAGCCGAAGTTCGCGGTGCGTGGCTACACCCGCTGCCAGCGGTGTGGCCGTCCGCACTCGGTGTACCGCAAGTTCGGCCTGTGCCGGATCTGCCTGCGCGAGATGGCTCACCGCGGCGAACTGCCCGGCGTCACCAAGTCCAGCTGGTAA
- the rpsH gene encoding 30S ribosomal protein S8: MTMTDPIADMLTRVRNANSAHHDATSMPHSKLKSHIAEILQAEGYIAGFRVEGEGVDKTLTIDLKYGPNRERSIAGVRRVSKPGLRVYAKSTNLPKVLGGLGVAILSTSSGLLTDKQAATKGVGGEVLAYVW; the protein is encoded by the coding sequence ATGACCATGACCGACCCGATCGCGGACATGCTGACCCGCGTGCGGAACGCCAACTCGGCGCACCACGACGCGACCTCGATGCCGCACTCGAAGCTGAAGTCGCACATCGCAGAGATCCTCCAGGCGGAGGGCTACATCGCTGGGTTCCGCGTCGAAGGCGAGGGTGTCGACAAGACGCTCACCATCGACCTGAAGTACGGCCCCAACCGGGAGCGCTCCATCGCCGGCGTCCGCCGCGTGAGCAAGCCCGGTCTGCGGGTCTACGCCAAGTCCACCAACCTGCCCAAGGTTCTCGGCGGTCTCGGCGTTGCCATCTTGTCCACGTCGTCCGGTCTGCTGACTGACAAGCAGGCGGCGACCAAGGGTGTAGGCGGGGAAGTCCTCGCCTACGTCTGGTGA
- the rplF gene encoding 50S ribosomal protein L6, protein MSRIGRLPVPVPQGVEVTIDGSAVAVKGPKGQLSLTVPEPITVAQGEDGVINVSRPNDEREARSRHGLTRSLINNMVVGVTDGYTKKLEIHGTGYRVTAKGSDLEFALGYSHPILVKAPEGISFAVENPTRFSVSGVDKQQVGEVAANIRKLRKPDPYKAKGVRYEGEHIRRKVGKAGK, encoded by the coding sequence ATGTCGCGTATTGGACGTCTTCCGGTTCCGGTGCCCCAGGGTGTCGAGGTGACCATCGACGGTTCTGCCGTCGCGGTCAAGGGTCCGAAGGGTCAGCTGTCGCTGACCGTTCCGGAGCCCATCACCGTCGCCCAGGGCGAGGACGGCGTGATCAACGTGTCGCGCCCCAACGACGAGCGTGAGGCACGGTCCCGTCACGGGCTCACCCGCAGCCTCATCAACAACATGGTCGTCGGTGTCACCGACGGCTACACCAAGAAGCTGGAGATCCACGGCACGGGTTACCGCGTGACCGCGAAGGGCTCGGACCTCGAGTTCGCCCTCGGTTACAGCCACCCGATCCTGGTCAAGGCCCCGGAGGGCATCTCCTTCGCGGTCGAGAACCCCACCCGCTTCTCGGTTTCCGGTGTGGACAAGCAGCAGGTCGGTGAGGTCGCGGCCAACATCCGCAAGCTGCGCAAGCCCGACCCGTACAAGGCGAAGGGTGTTCGTTACGAAGGCGAGCACATCCGCCGCAAGGTCGGAAAGGCTGGTAAGTAA
- the rplR gene encoding 50S ribosomal protein L18, translating to MAKIVKRSTSKAAARARRHFRLRKRVAGTTERPRLVVSRSSRHVFVQVVDDTVGKTLASASTMESDLRSFDGDKTAKAKRVGELVAARAKEAGVEAVVFDRGGNQYAGRVAAIADGAREGGLTL from the coding sequence ATGGCAAAGATCGTGAAGCGTTCGACGAGCAAGGCGGCAGCGCGCGCCCGCCGTCACTTCCGCCTCCGCAAGCGGGTCGCGGGCACCACCGAGCGTCCCCGTCTGGTCGTGAGCCGCTCTTCGCGTCACGTCTTCGTGCAGGTCGTCGACGACACCGTCGGCAAGACCCTCGCGTCGGCGTCGACCATGGAGTCGGACCTGCGCAGCTTCGACGGTGACAAGACCGCCAAGGCCAAGCGCGTCGGCGAGCTCGTCGCGGCCCGTGCCAAGGAGGCCGGTGTCGAGGCTGTCGTCTTCGACCGCGGTGGCAACCAGTACGCCGGCCGCGTCGCCGCCATCGCAGATGGCGCCCGCGAAGGTGGGCTGACACTGTGA